The Planktothrix agardhii NIES-204 genomic interval TTTGGTTAATTCCCCTAATAAACCCAGTTCAGATGGAGTCTCTGTAAATTCACCAAAAGCTTTTTCTAATTTTACTTTGGCTCTTTCTAATGCTGGTGTCGCCAGCGATAGCACTTGTTGATCAACACGAGTATTTTGAGCATATTTTGCTCGATCAAATGCCCGAAATGTAATTGCCAAGGATAACAGCACTACAACCAATAACACCATTGCTACAGTAGGCAAAACAAACCCTGCTTTCGCATAGCGATCATGATGGCTCAAAATGAACCATCTTCGCAATAACGATCTCATCATTAGTCGCATTAATTGTTTGAACATAAGATGAATCCGCCGACCTAAAAACAAAATAGGGTTGTTTCTCTTATTGTGATACTGTGACATAGATGCCTACCTAACCTGGGTTTATAAGGGTTGTGCTGGCCGTCTTAAGATTGAGTAATACTGCTTTTATTGTCTATAAGCAGAGATCAGGTGGAGTAACTCCTACGAATGACCTATCTATTACCTTTATAACAAATATTCTCTGGGGTGGTTAGAATGCCATCACGGAAAAGTTGTGTTAGCTATCACACGATGACTTTGCTTTGCCAGATCATACGTCTTTGGCGTCCTAAAATTTTCCTATACTTAGCTTGCCCAAGATTCAGCTTCTAGCGATCAATGTTAAGAAAATTTAAGAGGAACTGCCTTGAGTGGTTCTGGCACTTGACTATCTTGACAGTCCTCGATTGTTATGAGTAACCTAAAAAAGAAAGCATTAATTACTTTAATTACTGATGACACTACCTAATTTTTTGATTATAGGTGCGGGTAAAGCAGGAACTCGATCATTGTATAGTTATCTCCAGCAACATCCTGAAGTCTATATGAGTCCTGTCAAAGAAACAAATTTTTTTGCTTTAGAAGGGGAAGAAATAAATTTTAAGGGGCCAAGAGCAGACCAAGAAATTAATTCTTGGTCAATCAATAATTTAGAGGATTATCAAAAAATGTTTGATTCAGTTCAATCAAAAAAAGCTATTGGCGAAGATTCTCCTTTGTATCTTTATAGCCCTAAAGCTCCTGATAGAATTAAACACTATATACCCGATGCTAAATTAATTGCTGTTTTGAGAAATCCCGCAGAACGCGCATTCTCTAATTATAACTACTTTTCTATTCCTGAATTTGAACCTTTAAGCTTTGAAAAAGCTTTACAAGCTGAGACCGAGCGCATAAATAATCAGTGGGAATGGATTTGGCACTACAAAAACTTGGGATTTTATTATAGCCAGCTTCAAAGATATTACAAAATCTTTAGCCCCAACCAAATTAAAGTATATCTTTATGAAGATATTCAAGCTGATTCTCAGAAAGTCATATCAGACCTTTTTAATTTTATAGGAGTAGATCCAAATTTTATCCCTAATACATACAAGAAATACAATGTCACTTATAAAGTTAAAAGTAAGGCTTTACTAAATTTCTTTGAAAAACCTAATTTGATTAAAAATTTTATTAGAAATTTAGTTCCTGATACAATTCGTAAACCTATGGCAGCCAAAGTTTATAGAAGTAACTTGGTAAAACCTCAGCTAGAGCCAAAGATAAGATCTGAATTAATTGAGGTTTACAGAGAAGATATTTTAAGGTTGCAAGATTTAATTCAGCGAGATCTTTCGGCTTGGTTAATTATCAAATAATTTTCATACAAAGTATTAAGATTTTAATAAAAAAATTAGGTGATTTCAATGCCACTTATATCTGTTGTCATTCCGGTATTTAATGGAGAAAAAACCATTCAAGCTACATTAGAATCTGTTTTAAAACAAACTTTTAAAAATTTTGAAATTATTATTATTGATGATGGTTCTTTTGATTCTACCCTAGAAATTATCTCGAAAATATCAGATTCTCGAATTAAAGTTTTTTCTTATGCAAATTCTGGAGCCTCCGTTAGCCGAAATCGAGGATTTTCTCATGCTTGTGGTGAGTTTATTGCTTTATTAGATGCTGATGACTTATGGACAGTAGACAAGCTAGAGAGTCAACTGACTGTATTAGAAGAAAACCCACAAGCTATGGTAGCTTATAGCTGGAGTGACTGTATTGAAGAATCAGGTAACTTTTTACGTCCATCCTGCCATTTTACTTATACTGGTAATGTATTCGCTAACTTGTTAGTAGCCAATTTTATTGGCAATGGTTCTGTTATTTTGGTACGTCAGCAGGTTGTTAAAGAAATCGGTGATTTTAATGAATCCCTACAAGCTGCTCAAGACTGGGATTGGTATTTACGTTTAGCCTATCGATATGAGTTTGTTGTTGTACCTCGTGTTCAAGTATTGTATCGAGAGTCCAAAAACTCAATTTCTTCTCATGTTAATCGCTTAGAAGAAGCCAGTATTACAGTGATTAAAAAAGCATTTTATCAAGCACCTGTTTCCTTGGATTATTTAAAGAAATACAGCCTAGCTAATCTATATAAATATTTAATTTTCAAAGCTTTAAATTATCCTTTAGAAAGAAGTGTTGGACTAACAACAATCAAATTTATAGGCTATGTTATAAAAAATGAACCTATTTTCTTGAAAAAACAACCTAAATTGTTAATAAAAGCTTTTTACAAAAGTGTTCTAGTAGTCTTTTTATCTCCTTTGGTAGCCCAAAAGGTTTTTTCTAAGTTTCCTCGAATCTCAAATACAACTGCTTTTTTATTTTACATTAACACAAACCCTTTTTAAATAAACTTAACCTCTCAATTTATAATTGAAGCTCGACAAATTACCCAAGAAGAAAGTAACCCCCCAATTTTGGGGAGCTAGGGAAACAAATACCCACATTTAAAATTTGTTCAAATCAAGTCCTGCTTTCTTGGCCATGGCTTGTAACCCTTTCAGTTCAATAGTTTTAATCGCTTTTGTAGAAAGTTTTAATCTCACAAAACGATTCCCTTGGGGCCACCAAATCCGTTTCCACTGTAAATTCGCTTCCTGCAATTTGTGGGTGCGACGGTGGGAGTGGGACACGGCCATACCGTTATTGGCTCTCTTTCCCGTTAACTGACAAATCCGAGACATGGTTAACTCCAGCTTACTCTTGTTTTAAAAGTCCAAACCCCCATTATACAGAATTTTGGTTCTAACAATCCCGTGGCTTTGAAAGTCCTTTGATTTTATAGCAGGGAACAGCCCCCCAAACCCCCCGTGCACGCCGGGGATAGGAGGAAGGGAACAACAGCCCCCCAAACCCCCCGTGCACGCTGGGGATAGGAGGGAGGGAACAACAGCCCCCCCAAACCCCCCGTGCACGAGGGGCTGTTTCATTCTCTCCCAAAAATTGTGTGACCTCTCCCCCAGCCCCTCTCCTACAAGGAGAGGGGGGAAGGATTCCTAATATTAAATCTCTTTGAGATTTAAACAGATTAATTACTCCCCCTTCCCTCGTAGGTAAGGGGGTTGGGGGGTTAGGTCTTAGGGTTGACGATAGAAAATGAAACAGCCCTGCCGTGCACGGGGGGCTAGGGAGGGAGGGAACAGGAGGTTTGGGTTAAAAAGTTCGCATGGTCGGGAACATAATCACATCTCGAATGCTGGCGGTATTCGTAAATAACATTACTAACCGATCAATTCCAATCCCCATTCCACCACAATTTGGCATCCCTAAAGATAGGGCTTGAATGAAGTCTTCATCCATCGGATGAGCTTCTTCATCCCCGGCATTTTTCTGGGTTAATTGTGCTTCAAATCGTTGGCGTTGGTCTTTGGGATCATTCAATTCAGAAAAGCCATTAGAATATTCTGTCCCATGAATAAATAACTCAAAACGTTCTACAAATCCCGATTTAGAACGGTGACGTTTAGCTAATGGACTGACTTCCACCGGAAATTCTGTAATAAAAGTGGGTTGAATTAATTTAGGTGAAACTAACTTATCAAAAACCGTATAAAGGACATATCCTAAACTTTGGATTTCTAATTTTGATAAATGTAACCCTAAACTTTCTACGGCTTTCAGGGCTTCATCTAACTCTAAAGTATCAAAATCTAACCCAGTTGTTTCTCGCACCGCTTCCACCATTGTTTGTACTTTCCAATGGCTTCCGGTAAAGGTGGGATATTGTTCAGAATAGTTATATTTTCGTTCTAAACTTATCACATCTCCCTGATATTCTAGTGAAGTTTGTTCTCCTAAAACATCCTTAGCGATCGCACAAATCACATCTTCTACTAAAGTGATCACATCAAAATAATCAGCGTAGGCTTGATATACTTCAATCGAAGTAAATTCGGGGTTATGGGTACTATCAATACCTTCATTTCTAAACACCCGCCCAATTTCAAATACCCGTTCAAAACCGCCACAAATTGCCCGTTTTAAATGCAATTCCGTAGCAATTCGCAGATATAAATTAATATCCAAACTGTTATGATGGGTAACAAAAGGACGAGCCGCCGCCCCCCCATAAATTGCTTGTAATACAGGAGTTTCTAATTCCTCAAAACAATTATCCCATAAATAAGTCCGCATCCTTTTCAGAATGCGATTTCTAACCTTAAAGGTTTCTAAGGATTTAGAGTTACTAACTAAATCAATTTCTCGATGACGACGACACAGTTCCGGGTCATTAACTCCATAATAGGAATCAGGAAAAGGCATGGTAGCTTTAGAAACAATAAAAATCCGTTCCACCTGTACGGATAATTCCCCTCGGTTAGTCCGACAACCAATCCCTTCGGCGGCAATAAAATCCCCCAAATCGAGATATTTTTTAACCTGATTAAAGGATAATCCCGTTTCACCCGTAACTATTTTTTTCTCTAATTTGAGTTGAATTATTCCCGCAATATCGGTTAAACCAATAAATCCAATACTTCCACTATCGCGTTTAAAAGTAATCCGTCCACAAACCTTTAAAGGAATAGCATCGGCGTCGCTTTCTCCATCATTTAATTCTTTCCCTGGTTGGGCGAATAAGTCTTTAATGTCCTGGGTTGTATGTGACCTTTGAACTGAATGACTGGGATAGGGTTCTATTCCCAATTCTCTCAACTCATCGACTTTTTGAGAACGAACTTCTACTTCATTGCGGGTTTCATTTGTAGCCATGTTGATGATTTCCTATATCAATTTATGCTCAATCTTTTATAATAACAGTGATTTGCTATTATTTGGAAGATAAATTTCTAGGTTATTGCTCATCGGGTCGTTTTTAGGTTTTTCCTAGAAAATATAGTCGTTAGGGTCATATCCATCTAGGCAAAATCTGAAAATGAGGTAAAATAGACATAGAGCAAAACTATCCTCAGACAATTTATGCCAGCTTACAATGAAGTTTTAACTCAGGTCAAAAGTTTAACCGTTACCGAGCAACTTCGTCTTTTAAATGATCTAAAAGGCATGGTTGAACAAGGGATTAAAGTTGATGATGATGAGATTATTTCTATTGAAGATATTAATGAAAGTGAAGTTGCATTACAAGACTATTTAGCAGGACGTGATTCTGGTAAATCCCTAGAAGACATCGAAATTGAATTATTTGGAGGACAACTTGACTAAATGGCGTTTAATCATTTTGAAACCCGCAGAACGTTACCTAAAACGGCTGTCATCAGAGCATCAAGCCCGAATAATTAGGGCTTTAAAACTTCTGCAACAAGATCGAAATTTAGTTGATATTAAGTCTTTACAAGGTCGTCCAGAATGGCGTTTAAGAGTGGGAAATTATCGAATTTTGTTTGTTATTGATCCTGAGAATACAATTTATACTGTGACTCTAATTAAGCCTCGTGGAGATGTTTATAAATAAATGGATCATTATTTTACTCGTTTCTAGGTTCTACCTAGAAACGCAATTAAGGTGGCTCTGCCACCAGAACACTATCATAATATTATAATAGAGGCAGAGCCTCTATTTAGCATTCCAAGGCAGAGCCTTGGAACGAGGATATTTAGGAGTTGATATTAATGATAAACTAATACAAGGATAATTAAGAGGTGAATTATGGACATCAAAGAATTTTTAGAGAAACGTTCTAAAGGTGAATCTAACTTTCAGAATGTACAATTATATAATGTAAACCTTGAAGGAACAGATTTAGGTGGTATTAATTTCTCTGGTGCTAATTTAGGAGGTGATAAATTAAGCCGTGCTAGATTATATGGGTCTAATCTCAGTTATACCAGATTAACATCAGTTTATCTTGAGCAAGCGTATATCTCTAATGCGAATTTGACAGCAGCTGATTTAACAGGTTCTATTCTGAATAGAGCAGATTTTACAAGCGCAAATTTGACGGGAGCTAATTTAACAAATTGTAGTCTGAATAGAGCAGATTTCACTAGGGCAAATTTAAGTCGAACTGATTTAAGAGGAGGAAAATTTGAAGGCAGTAATTTTATATCATCTAACTTAAATTTTGCCAACTTAAGTGATGTAAATTTATCGTCAGTAAACTTTATAAATGCCAATTTGGAATGTGCTAATCTGGAAAATGCTAATTTAAACAAAGCTATACTTAAAAATGCTAATTTAAAAAAAGCTGATTTGCGAGGAGCTAATCTAATTAATGCAAATTTAGAGGGTGCAAACTTAACTCAAGCTGATTTAACAAATGCTAATATTTATGGAGTCAATCTTGAAAATGTTAACTTAACAGATACAATTATGCCTAATGGAGAATGCTATAAACCTGAAGATAGCACTCCTGATTTACCAGACCCAATAGACACATTATCAGACACAGAAAAAACCATGACTCGAAAAATCATTAAAACCGAAAACGCTCCCAAACCCGTTGGCCCTTATAATCAAGCGGTAATGGTCAATAATATGATCTTTTTATCAGGACAAATTGCCATTGACCCCCGCGTTAACGACATTCTTTATCCCGATGATGTCACCAAACAAACCGAAAGAGTCATGGCAAATTTAGAAGCAGTATTAACCGAAGCTGGCGCCACCTGGGAAAACGTAGTTAAAACCACAATATTCTTAAAAGATATGAACGATTTTACCCAAGTTAATGAAGTCTATGCCAAATATTTTAAACCCGAAACCGCACCCGCTAGGGCGACCGTTGAAGTGTCCCGTCTTCCCAAGGATGTATTAGTAGAAATTGAGTGTATCGCCGTCCTCTAAAAAAATTCGTTGTTGGGCTTTAGCCCTCCAAATATTCAGGGCTAAAGCCCAACAACGGTTTTTAATTTGTTTTATTTGATGTCTTCATCATCGAGTCCAGGTCTGGTAACATAACTAATATGATTTTGATCTTTAATGGGAATAAAGAAAATAGTTAATAACCCTGGAATTACCGCCATTGCACTCAATAAAAAGTAGTTTTGATAGCCTAAATCTGCTTGAATATATCCACTAAATACCCCCGGAATTAATACTCCAGCCGCCATAAATGCCGTTGTAATTGCATAATGGGAGGCTTTATATTCAGGACGGACTGTTTGCATTAAAAATACAGTATAGGCGGCTACTCCTAAACCATAGGTAAATTGTTCCAGGGAATTAACCACATAGGCCCAAATAATTTCCGGTTGAGTTTTAGCTAATAGCCAATAAAATATATTAGTAAAATTTTGGAGAATTGCCATCGGCCATATCCAGGTTTTTAACCCTTGTTTAGCAATTAAAAACCCTCCTAATAACCCGCCAAATAATAGGAAAATTACCCCAACCGTCCCCGATAAAATCCCGATTTCGGCGGTTGTAATTCCTAACCCACCTTTTGCAGCCGTATCCATTAAAAACGGAGTTGCCATTTTGAATGTTAAGGCATCTCCTAAACGAAATAATAAGATAAAAGCGAGAGTCCAACCAATTTTATATTGAGTAAAATAGGTTTTAAATGAGTTAATAAAATTAGCAGAATTGGAGAGATTTTCTGTTTCTGAAAAAGTTGCTTTTTGAGGCTTTGGTAAATATATTTTCTGAAATCCGTAGATGAATAAAAAGATTAAACTAGCGATAGAAAAAGCAATTGACCATCCCCATTGTAATGCAGGAATTGAAAAATTAGACCCCAAAAAATTCAACTGAACCGGGTTATATAAAATTTCCCCCGTCGGACTTTTTCCATTACTATATTTTTCAGCAATATTTCCTGCTAAAAATACTAACCCGCCACCTCCGGCTAAAACTGCCATCCGATAAGCGGTGTTTCTAACTCCTACATAAAACGCCTGTTGGTCTAAATTTAACACCGTCAAATAAAACCCATCAATTGCTATATCATGGGTGGCACTAATAAAAGCAATCAGGGCGAAAATTGCAATAGAAATGGGAATAGCTTGCGGAAATAGTGCCCCCAATGCTAAAATCAAAAATAGGATTGTACATAAGATTTCCATTCTTAAAATCCATCGCCGTTTGGTTGAATAAATATCAACAATTGGCCCCCATAATCCCTTGATTACCCAAGGCAGGGATAAGAAACTGGTTAACCCAATTAATTCGTTACTCGCCCCTAAACCTTTTAAAAAAACCACCGACATGATATTAACAACGGTATAGGGAAATCCTTGGGCAAAATATAAAATTGAAATCCACCAACCGGGATGCAGTTTTTGTTCTTGATTTTTCATGTTTAATGCTTAGTTTTAAGTTAAGATAATCAATGATCGTGAGAATTGTTTTATCCTACAACAATAGTGAATCTCTGCCAATGGTTAAAATTACCCAGAATCTCAAAAGTTTAGTCAGCAACGGATTATGCTCAAGTATCTTATTGATGAAAATATGGATTCCTAAAATGTAAAATTTTGGTCACACAATCGGCTATTATTATAATAATGTATGTGAGGTCGCCAAAATTTATTTATGAGTCCAACTATTTTGCCTTATGATTCTGCTCTTAACGGTTTTCCGGTGTTGGGTTTACCTGTACATTTAACTAATAATTATACTAATTGGTTATTACAACGTTGCCAACAAGAGTTAGGAACTCACGTTATTACTTTGAATGCAGAAATGGCAATTCAAGCAGAAAAAGATCCTAAATTAGCAGAAATTATTCATTCAGCAGAGTTAGTAATTCCCGATGGTGCGGGGGTGGTGCTTTATTTACAATATAAAGGTAAAAAAATTCAACGTTGTCCGGGTATTGAATTAGCAGAAACCTTGATAGAAAATATTGGTAAATTAGATAATTCTGAATTAGTCTTTTTCTATGGGGGAAAACAGGGAATTGCTGAACAGGCGGCGGATAATATTCAACAAAAACTCCCAGGTCTGGGAATTTCTAGTTATCATGGTTATCTGTCTGCTTCTGAAGAAGAAGATTTAAAAATTACTTTAAAAGACCTACAACCCAAATTAATATTAGTCGGTTTGGGTGTTCCCCGTCAGGAATTTTGGATTAGTCAAAATCGTCATCTTTGCCCGAATTCTATTTGGATAGGTGTGGGAGGAAGTTTTGATATTTGGTCAGGAATTAAACAACGGGCACCGGAATTTTTCTGTAAATATCATTTAGAATGGTTATATAGATTATATCAAGAACCCTGGCGTTGGCGTCGGATGTTGGCGTTACCAGAGTTTGCGATTAAAGTGTTATTAAAGGGAACAGGGGTCACGGATTTAAGATGATTACCCAGATTAACACAGATTAAAATCCGTGAAATCCTCTTAAATCCGTGATATGCAATTGGAAAAAAGAGGGTTTGGAAACCAAACTCCTACGATAGAATAATATATAGCAATCCTAAATCAGTTGTAATATTTCCATCTATCTCGACCCCTCCCAACCCTCCCCTTAGTAAGGGGAGGGCTAGGGTGG includes:
- a CDS encoding sulfotransferase, whose translation is MTLPNFLIIGAGKAGTRSLYSYLQQHPEVYMSPVKETNFFALEGEEINFKGPRADQEINSWSINNLEDYQKMFDSVQSKKAIGEDSPLYLYSPKAPDRIKHYIPDAKLIAVLRNPAERAFSNYNYFSIPEFEPLSFEKALQAETERINNQWEWIWHYKNLGFYYSQLQRYYKIFSPNQIKVYLYEDIQADSQKVISDLFNFIGVDPNFIPNTYKKYNVTYKVKSKALLNFFEKPNLIKNFIRNLVPDTIRKPMAAKVYRSNLVKPQLEPKIRSELIEVYREDILRLQDLIQRDLSAWLIIK
- the rffM gene encoding UDP-N-acetyl-D-mannosaminuronic acid transferase, encoding MSPTILPYDSALNGFPVLGLPVHLTNNYTNWLLQRCQQELGTHVITLNAEMAIQAEKDPKLAEIIHSAELVIPDGAGVVLYLQYKGKKIQRCPGIELAETLIENIGKLDNSELVFFYGGKQGIAEQAADNIQQKLPGLGISSYHGYLSASEEEDLKITLKDLQPKLILVGLGVPRQEFWISQNRHLCPNSIWIGVGGSFDIWSGIKQRAPEFFCKYHLEWLYRLYQEPWRWRRMLALPEFAIKVLLKGTGVTDLR
- the rpmB gene encoding 50S ribosomal protein L28 — encoded protein: MSRICQLTGKRANNGMAVSHSHRRTHKLQEANLQWKRIWWPQGNRFVRLKLSTKAIKTIELKGLQAMAKKAGLDLNKF
- a CDS encoding putative transmembrane permease; amino-acid sequence: MKNQEQKLHPGWWISILYFAQGFPYTVVNIMSVVFLKGLGASNELIGLTSFLSLPWVIKGLWGPIVDIYSTKRRWILRMEILCTILFLILALGALFPQAIPISIAIFALIAFISATHDIAIDGFYLTVLNLDQQAFYVGVRNTAYRMAVLAGGGGLVFLAGNIAEKYSNGKSPTGEILYNPVQLNFLGSNFSIPALQWGWSIAFSIASLIFLFIYGFQKIYLPKPQKATFSETENLSNSANFINSFKTYFTQYKIGWTLAFILLFRLGDALTFKMATPFLMDTAAKGGLGITTAEIGILSGTVGVIFLLFGGLLGGFLIAKQGLKTWIWPMAILQNFTNIFYWLLAKTQPEIIWAYVVNSLEQFTYGLGVAAYTVFLMQTVRPEYKASHYAITTAFMAAGVLIPGVFSGYIQADLGYQNYFLLSAMAVIPGLLTIFFIPIKDQNHISYVTRPGLDDEDIK
- the lysS gene encoding lysyl-tRNA synthetase, whose amino-acid sequence is MATNETRNEVEVRSQKVDELRELGIEPYPSHSVQRSHTTQDIKDLFAQPGKELNDGESDADAIPLKVCGRITFKRDSGSIGFIGLTDIAGIIQLKLEKKIVTGETGLSFNQVKKYLDLGDFIAAEGIGCRTNRGELSVQVERIFIVSKATMPFPDSYYGVNDPELCRRHREIDLVSNSKSLETFKVRNRILKRMRTYLWDNCFEELETPVLQAIYGGAAARPFVTHHNSLDINLYLRIATELHLKRAICGGFERVFEIGRVFRNEGIDSTHNPEFTSIEVYQAYADYFDVITLVEDVICAIAKDVLGEQTSLEYQGDVISLERKYNYSEQYPTFTGSHWKVQTMVEAVRETTGLDFDTLELDEALKAVESLGLHLSKLEIQSLGYVLYTVFDKLVSPKLIQPTFITEFPVEVSPLAKRHRSKSGFVERFELFIHGTEYSNGFSELNDPKDQRQRFEAQLTQKNAGDEEAHPMDEDFIQALSLGMPNCGGMGIGIDRLVMLFTNTASIRDVIMFPTMRTF
- a CDS encoding putative glycosyl transferase, encoding MPLISVVIPVFNGEKTIQATLESVLKQTFKNFEIIIIDDGSFDSTLEIISKISDSRIKVFSYANSGASVSRNRGFSHACGEFIALLDADDLWTVDKLESQLTVLEENPQAMVAYSWSDCIEESGNFLRPSCHFTYTGNVFANLLVANFIGNGSVILVRQQVVKEIGDFNESLQAAQDWDWYLRLAYRYEFVVVPRVQVLYRESKNSISSHVNRLEEASITVIKKAFYQAPVSLDYLKKYSLANLYKYLIFKALNYPLERSVGLTTIKFIGYVIKNEPIFLKKQPKLLIKAFYKSVLVVFLSPLVAQKVFSKFPRISNTTAFLFYINTNPF